The DNA segment TTCATTGAAGCAACTGTGCCAATTTCCACCTCCACACTACGACCATCCTTGGTGACACGGCAACGCTGCTGGTCGACTTCCTGCTCAGGCTCTTTTTCAGGAGGGGCAAAGACAGGAAGAGCCTGGAACTTGGCAAATGTCATCCCGGCTGGAAACAAGGGATGCAAGTATTGATAGAAGATAGCTACTGCTCTGGCCCGTCCGTCGTCACTGCCATCGAGGTCCGTCGCAAGAGCCAGAGTGTGAAATAGCTGAACGACAGCGGTTGAGTCTTGTCCCGCGTCCGCGAGACGTCGAACCAATTGAGAGCCGTCGCGCACGCCTTCAATGTGTGGAGACTTCACTGCACGCAGTACGAGTAACGTGGCTCGCTTTACATCTATTGCCCTCGAGTACATCGAACCTTCCCTGAGCTTCGCCTCGGAAGGTTGACGTAAAAGAGCCCAAAGGCGCTCTGAGCGTCCTCCAGCTTTGGATTGTTCAAGATAGGCTGGCCAGTAATCGAGCAGCGTGCGACCAGGCTCCTGCGTTGCGGCGTTACCTTGCTTGCGAGCACAAAGAGCCTTTACCGAGCTTTTGTCTAGGGTGGCATCGTCGAACCTGTCGAGTACACAGTGGGCGAAGTGCCCGACCACATCTGCGACGCGTGCTGCCGCGTACATCAATAGCATGGGCGGGTGGACATCCCCCGCTGCGCCAGTGACCGCTGCACCGCCAACCCTTACGGTCGATACTGCGGAGGCAATAGTGGGACCAAACCTCTTGCTGCTGCTTATTGGCAGTGCGACTGTGCCGGGGAAACTCAGTTTCGATGGGTCTGCTCCGCTACCCAGTATGCGTTGGTTGACGTCACCGAATCGCTGTACTAGCACCGATGCATTGAAAAGCTTGTCGAGCAAGGCCTCCTGCTCGATGGACGTATCCTGCATTTCATCGATGTAGACCATTGGAAATCTACGCGAAATATGCTCTTTGATGTCGGGGTACTGAGCAAGCTGGGCCTCTGCGATGGCGAACATATCCGCGTATCGGAAGATGCCGGCCGCTGTGAGTTCAGCTTTGACGTTCGCGAGGACGGGATAGGTCTTTGCACTCTCTTTCGGAAGGGTTCCTTCCTCAGAATGCAGCTCTAGGGCCGGTCCTCGGAAAACCAAGCCTCCAATCATCGGCTTTACGCCTTCACTTTTCTTTGCCCATCCCCACACTGAGGGGTTTTTTATCGCAAGAGCAATGGCTTTTTGGGCGAACACATCGTCATCGATGACATCGACGGTAATGCCGCTGCTACGCAATGCAGGTAAAGCCAGGAAGCGGTCAACGAAGCTATGAATGGTGCCGATGAAGTGTGGGTAGGCTAGAAGCCGGGCCCCTTCAGGAGTCGCCGCTAGTCTCTTTTGGATTTCATCACGAGCGACCGTCGTGTGACTGAGTACGCAGATGCCGCGCTGGTCATACGGCCACTTGCGTGCGTGCAACAAGAGCTTGGCGGCAAGGACAGTAGTCTTTCCACTACCAGGTGCTGCATTGATATCCCAAGTACCAGTTGCCAACAATACTGCTTGGCGCTCAGCGTCGGTGAAGTCGAGTCCGGGCGCTAGAGACTTCAGTTCAGCGAGGTCGTCTGGGGTAATGGCAGGGATGCTCATGCTGCACCAGGCTTTCCTGTAAGCCAGTTAAGTGCATGTTGCAAATACGGTGGAAGCTTTGCGAATAGCTGGTCACCGGACCCATAGTTTCCAGTCGCGACAAGGTGGGCTGCGTATTGCGCAGTGACAGCTTTAGATGCCTTACCAGCTGCAAGTGGCTCATAGATGGCCGAAGCGAGGGCATCTGCATTGGGGGCTGTCGACGTGAGCGCTGCCCATTTCACCTCGGCTTCGGCCAAAGCGAGCAGCTCGTCTTTTTCATCCAGGCTTTCGCCTTTGGCCTCTGCCTTTATCGCGAGCTGGATAGCAATAAACATCAGCTCTGCGCAGCCATAACGGGCCAAGTCGTACTCAAAGGTCCAGTGGTCAGATACGCAGACAATGGTGTTTCCGCCTGCTGCCCGCTTGACCTTCCCATCCACCACAGCCAGCAACTCAGCGGGTGAATAGTCAGATTCGAACCGCTTCTTCCCGTTTTCAGGCTTCTTGATGTACTTAACCGCTGTATCGGGAACGACATCTCGGTCGGTCAGGCATGCCACCGGGATAGGGATGACCTCATCCTCTTTTGCACGTTGGAGAATCCGCGCGTAGTGGTACAGCCCGACACCACCGACGTTCACCACAGCGAGGCCGTGCTTTGAGAAGGACATGCCGCAGGCCTTAGCCAAAGCAGGCAGCAACAGTGCTTCGGCCGGGCCTTCCACAATTGCGACACCTCTGGCGAAGAAGAGGTTAGCCTTGGTCGCATCCAGGAAGCGGCGCAGAAATTCGTAATCACTCATCTTCAGCTTCGTCTTGTCATGCGCCAGGCTAAACACTTGGGCTTTGTGGACAAGCGTCATCGAAGCGATGTTGGCTCCAGCTGCAAGGGATGGGCTGTGGGTGGTCATGATGACCTGGACCGGACGCTTCCCTTCTTGAGGGTGGTTGGACGTTTGCTCCAACAGCTCTTGTACTCGCTCCTGCAGCTGAGGATGCAGGTGTGCTTCGGGCTCTTCGATAAGGAGCAGTGCCAGCTCATCCCCATCTCTGAGCAATACAAGCTCGGTGGCCATGAAAAGTGCATTGTTGTAGCCGAGCCCTCGTGCACATCGCAAATCTGGATGAATGCCTGCCGACGGCAACAGGCCCAGTTCAAACTTCTCAAGGACAGGTTGAAGGGCCAAATCAGGCGCAATCTGGATACGCGATTCAAGCGTATCGCCCGCAAAGGCAAACTTCCCCAGGTAGTTCTGGTTGATATCGTCCTCAACACCCTTGATGACGGGATGTTTGCCAAGGTGATGCTGGGTAAACGCCATCAATCCAACCAAATTTTGGGGAGTCTTGTCGGCATCCGTCGCATCAAAATCGTTCTCTTCCTGGCCTTGGATGCTCCTATGTGCTCCAAGAATTTGTGAGAGCCGCGATTGACGTCCTGGCTTCAGTTCAGCCTCGGCATCCCGTAGGGGGCGCAAGTATGTAGCGCGTACCAGTTCACGGATGGCGCTACCGATTTCTGGTCCGTTGCCGTCTCTACCTGCGCGAGTGATTGCATCAACGCGGCCTCGCTTGTTGTCGCGTGGAGGTATCCAGCGGGCTTGGAGGTGAAGGATGAGGCTTCGCGTCCCGTCTTCTTCGTAGGTCAGCCACTCAAGTACCGCTGCTTCTTGGTCGGCATTCAAGCCAACCAGAGTAGCCTCGATGAACATCGACTGGGCGCGAGTTGAGCCCTGCGTGTGGAAGTCTTGCTCCTGCAGCCGAATGAACTCATAGCTCGTAGTCCATAGAACGTGGCGGATGGCGTCGATGATTGAGGTCTTACCCGCGTCGTTCTCGCCAATCAGAATATTTAGACCGGGAGCCAGGTTCCAATCTAGCTGCGAAGAGGTCTTACCGTCACCGAAAGCACGAAAATTCTGGGCACGGATTCGCTGAAGATGCATTAGGTCTCCCTCAGTAGGCGCTTGAGTATTTTTATGATGTGGCCTGTTACTGGCCATCCAACTGGGTGCAAGCTAAATGCTGGGTACACCCGCCTGAGTAAACCAATGTACAGCAGCTGCTCGGGAGCACTGCATGGTTCAAGATGGCTCAACTCTCAGGCCGGGTTGTACCAGAGAAAAACCGCAAAACGCATCCTGCTGAGGGTGGACTCCTTGCATCAGTTTTTTGCGCCTTCGGACATCTCATTTTCAAAAATCAGATAAAAAACACTTCCAAGTTATTGTTTTTAAAGGAACAGATATCACGCCACAAAAATTTTGCGGGACAGTGGTAGTAATGGTTATAAATTAAGCTGCGTGACATCAGGAAGGGCGCAATGGATATCGAGCAATACTTGGAGGACTCTGGACCTCAGCTTGCGTCAACCATCAGTGCTTGGCTTGAAGGCCACGGCGTCCTGCCTGACGCTGCGCGAAAACGAATTTCCCGAGTTAAAACTCCTGTTCGTTCTTTCCCTGTGCCCTTGTTCCCTAAGGGCACACGGTTCTTATATCTACAACAAGAGCGCGAGTCTCAGCGGTTCTGGAGTTCACTGCACCGAGACCTCCGAGCTACTGGCTCAGTCTACGGAATGGCGTTGGATGGCTTGATAGCTAGAAAGGGCGCCGTTCTTTCCGAAGACTTTGGCGTTATAAGCGGCGCAACCGCAGTCCCCATAAAAAAGCAGGTGACATCAGACACAGTCCTCCAAAGGCTCATGGAGTCAGGTCTGGTAGGTCAAGGTGATACGGGCAAAGGACAGCACATTCACGTTCGGCCATACGACTTGCTCGTACCAGACCTCCCCGGCCTGCATGCCCGTGATGCCGTTGAGCGAGTCATTCTCGACGGATTGCGAGAATGGGCTCGCAACATCGGACTGGCCTCTTACAACCAAATTGCTATTCGCGGTGAGACGTCACGCGTTCCGGTCCAGCAATTTCAGTTTGACCTTTCTGGGCCGAGCTATCTTTTGCCCCTCAGGCGCGGGAACCAGGCTGAGCCAGGATTTCTTGTGGCTGATGTTTTTTCAGATGGCATCTTGAATGAGCACCACATCCGTTATTTTTTACGGAAAGCGAGAGCTCTTCACGCAACCTTAAAAAATGGCACTGTGCTTCCAATTTTGGTCGCTGATGGCTTCACCAGCAAAGCCCTGACATCAGGTCACGCAGCCGGTGTGATGATGGCAACACCAACCGCATTGTTTGGAAGAAAGGTGAGTGGTGCGTTGCAAAGCCTCTTAGCGACTCTTACAAGAGTCGCGAGTTATGCCTCAGCAGAGAATTCCAATCGAATCGTTGACCTTGTAAGGTCATTGGCAGACATCGAGGGGCGCTCCCACAACCTTCGAGGTCCTCTTTTTGAGTTGATTGTGGCTTACCTGGCGCGCAGGGATGCTGTGTCCGTCGACGTTGGGGAGAGAGCCACCGACCCTAAAACCAAAGAGCAAGCGGATATCGACGTACTCAAAGTAAAGAAAAAGGGCGAAGAGCTCGTCGCTATCGAGTGCAAAGCCCGAGAGCCCGGGGGCATGGTGGATGTTGAAGAGGTTCAGCACTGGCTGAAAAAGCTGAAAGTTGTGCAGAGCCATTTAAGAAATCGCGACCGCGAGGCTCATATCAGCTTTGAGATTTGGACCACTGGCGTTTTTACACAAGATGCTCAAGCACTGCTCGAGAAAGAGAAAAAGCAGCGAACCAAAAGTCCAATCAGTTGGAAAAGCGGAGCAGAAGTGGCACTATACGCATCCAGCCTGAAGGAAAAAGCAGTCTCCGACGTGCTGAAACAGCACTTCCTTCAGCATCCGCTAACGAAAATGGCGTAGAGGCTTGACGGCTGACCTGTACGACGGATTCGAGCACCCAGTTGCTGTTACCTAGGTTAGCTCGAAGGCTCTACTGTTGTGCACCTGATGGAGATGCACTCCCACCCCATCGGAATCACAACTGAGCTCTCAGAGGCTCTTGCGATATGCGTGAGTACCTCGGTGAGTCTGCTTGATATCGCTGACAAACCAAGCGCCCGACCAAGCCGAGCTAAGCAGCTGAAGATGCAAGCGAGCCTCCGCCTAGCTTACTTACACTTCACAAACGGCAATTGAGCGTAATTGCGAATTGCGACATAGGTGCCATGACGACGTGCAGAAAATCTAAGCAGAGCTGCTCAAATTGATGCGTCGCTACATGCCACCTTGGCTAAACAAAATCGCAAATGCTCTACATCCGCACGCGATATCCCCTGCAGAAGGGCTTGTTCGATGCGCCGCTCTAGCTCCATCCCTTTTCGATAGGCAACCCGTCCCTGAGCCGTTGCAGCAAGAGCATGCGTGCGCTTATCTGCGCCCTCTTTACGCACCGCATATCCAGCAGCCTGCAGTTTGTCCACTAGAGCCATTGTTGACGCCCTGTTAATGCCCAAGCTTCGACCAAGCGTGGCTTGGTCAGCATCATCGTTGTAAACGAGATAAGCCAAGCCCAACATCCTGCTAGGCGTGAGCTGAAGGGGTCGAAGTGCGTCGGCATAGGTGTTGTGAAAACGAATCCATGCACGGGACAGATGGAATGCAAGGGTGTCTCCGGTGTCCCCCAGTTCACTGCCTTCTAGACACCCATTTGCTTCTCGTTGATTGGTCATATCCATTGAGATTACCACCAAGAATCATTGCTAGTGGATACCTCGTTGTCGTCCTTTTTTGACCCCAAAGCTCTCGATGCGGCTCACAAATTGCCCACAAATACGATAGGAAATCTCTAGGGGAATCCATAAAGCAAAAGCTCCTTCAACGTGTTGCTCTAATCGTATGTCAGACATACGATTCGAAAATTCCGATAGTGATTTCGAACTCGGTCAACACAGATTTGAAGGTTTCAATACGCATGTCTCAAGTGCTTCGTCCGGCTCTCAGTCTTGCTGAACCACTCGCAGCCATCGAACGGCGACGCGACGGTTCGCTGTTGCTAAGGTCCCCACACCAATTGGGAAATACAGCTCGCTGTGCTTCCGAATGGCTACATAAGTGGTCACAACTCGACCCCAGCCGGACTTTTGTTGCTGAACGCTCGGGCGATGGATGGAGGCGAGTTAGCTACGCTGAAGCCTTGGATTCCGCACAACGTATTGGACAAGCGCTTGTCCGCCGAAACTTGGGTGTTGACGCACCTGTGATGGTTCTCTCGGAAAACAGCGTGGACCATGCGTTGATAGCACTAGGAGCAAGCTACGTCGGCGTGCCGCTGGTTGTCGTCTCGACGGCATATTCGCTCTTGAGTCAGGACCATGAAAAGCTTCGGAATATTGCCAAGCAGGTGAGTCCAGGGCTCGTTTACGTCTCGGACCCTACGCGGTACCAAAGAGCATTACAGGCAATTGCTATGCCTGCCACTTCAATCGAAGAATTGCTTGCTGAGCCTTCAGATGGCACTGCCGAGCGAGCCAATGCAGAGGTTCAACCTACTGACATAGCAAAAATTCTGTTTACCTCAGGCTCAACGGGCGCACCAAAGGGCGTAATTAATACGCACCGAATGATTACGGCCAATCAGCAGCAGGTACTTCAGATTTGGAAATTTCTAGCAGAGACCCCACCCGTTGTTGTTGACTGGCTTCCATGGAGCCACACTTTTGGAGGCAACTTCAACTTCAACATGGTTCTGGCAAACGGCGGGACTCTGTACATCGATGGTGGCAAACCGCTGCCTGGCCTCTTCGACGTAACGTTGCGCAACCTTCGCGACGTCTCTCCGACGATGTACTTCAATGTGCCACGCGGATTGGAAATGCTCTTACCGCATCTCGAATCGGACGCAGAGCTTCGTCAAACGTTCTTCAAGAAGTGTCAGATAGTTTTCTATGCAGCGGCGTCACTTCCAAAGCATGTGTGGGCTGGCTATGAGCAGCTTGCGGCACAAGAGCGAAACGGAGACATGGCTCTGGTATCGGCTTGGGGTTCCACAGAGACAGCTCCAATGGCTACAGCCGTCCACTATCCCGGAAGCACCTCTGGAGTAATCGGCCTTCCTGTGCCTGGCTGCGAGGTCAAGCTTGTGCCAACGGCTGGGAAATTGGAAGCAAGGCTACGTGGACCAAACATTACGCCGGGCTACTGGAAGCAAGAAGAACTCACAAAACAGGCGTTCGACGAGGAAGGCTTCTACTGCATTGGAGACGGTCTCAAGTTTGTCAAGGACAGTGCTCCTGAACTGGGCCTGATGTTTGACGGCCGAGTCACGGAGGACTTCAAGTTGGTCACTGGCACTTGGGTGCATGTCGGCGCTCTGCGAGTTCGACTTTTAGAAGCAGCAAAGGGTCTGATTCAGGATGCCGCAATTACAGGTCATGACAGGAGCTGGGTTGGTGCACTCGTATTTCTGAACCCATCCATCGCTGCCAGCCTATCAACTATCGAAATTCAGACGAGGCTCCGCGAGGCCCTGCACGTTTTGTCATCTGGCGCGCAAGGAAGCTCACTCATCGTCGCGCGGCTGCTGCCACTTACAGAACCAGCGTCCCTTGATGCAGGCGAAATTAACGACAAGGCGTACCTCAACCAAGGTGCAGTCCTGCGTCACCGTGCTGCAGACGTTGAGCGCCTCTACGCAGACGCTCCTGAGCCTGAAGTCATTCAGGCCTGAAATCTCTTCTCCAGCTTCCCCTCTCCTTCCTCACTCAGTCTTCAATATGCCCTCTCCTGCTGCCCCTCAAACCATCAATTTGGTTAGCGAAGTTCCCTTTGACCCAAACGTCATCACCTACACACGATTTCTCACGAACTATGAAGCTGCGGAGTACTCCGGATGGGTTGATGAGAGCATGTCCTGGAAAACCCACTGCTACATCGGCGACTGGTCTCCACTCTTGAAAATACAGGTGAGTGGACCAGAAGCACTCCAGTTTTTCTCCGACATCTCGGTGAACAGCTTCACGAAGTTCGACATAGGTCAGGCCAAGCACGTCATCTTCTGCAACGTTGAAGGCAACGTCATGGGTGAGGGAGTACTCATGCGACAAGCAGAAGAGTCGTTCCTCTTCACAAGCGGGACAGGCGTTCCATGGGCCATCTATCAGTTCAACTCTGGCGGTCGAAGCTATGACGCAGTACTGACCAACCTCACAGACAAACAGTTCATCTTCCAAATTCAAGGTCCCAATGCGCTCTTTGTCGTGGAAAAGGCCATGAAGCAAAGCGTGCGGGACATCGGCTTTATGCGCTTTCGCAAGGGCAGCATCGAGAATCTGGAGTTCGACATCCTGAGGCAGGGCATGGCCGGCGAGCTGGGATATGAGCTACACGGCTCCGCAGAGCATGCAGTTCAAATCTACAACTTGCTACTTAACGCTGGCGAAGAGTTTGGAATCAGGCGCCTCGGCGGTCGCACGAAGTTGGTGAATCACGTAGAGGCGTGCTTCCCGACACCAACGATTGACTATGCTCCTGCATTTGAGGGTGCTCCCGATTTCCATGACTGGTTTGCCAGTCGTCGTGGCGTTGGCCCACTGAAATTCTTCCAGAACCATCGTGGTAGCGCGCTGGTGCAAAGCCCCCGGGACTTGCATCGCAATCCATACGAATTGGGCTGGGGACGCAACGTCAAATTCGACCATGAGTTCATTGGTCGCCAAGCACTCGAGAAGATGTCTTCAGAGGGGACCAGAGTCATTGTGACGCTCGTATGGAACAGTGAAGACGTCATGGATGTACACGCATCCCTTTTCAGGAAAGATGAGCGTCCATATCAACCCATGGAGTTGCCACGCGACTATCTCGGTACATTCCAGAGCGACCGCGTTGAGGTCCTTGGCAAAGTGGTTGGCGCTACGAGCTCGCGCTGCTACAGCTATCACTTCCGCGAAATGCTGTCTCTTTGCACTATCGACGCGGAGTTCGCTCAAGAGGGAACCGAAGTTGTGGTTATCTGGGGAGCGAAGGGCCAACGCGAAAAGGCTATTCGAGCCAAGGTAGCCCCCGCCCCCTTCAAGAAAGATAACCGTCGCGCAGATGTGGCGGACTTGCCTTCCTACATCTGATAGAGGAGATGCTCATGCAAACGCGAAAGTTCGTCATGCGCCTCTCCTGCAAAAACAGGCCAGGCATCGTTGCCGCCGTGTCTAGCAAGCTGTTTGAGGCCGGCTTCAACATCCTAGACTCACAACAGTTCGACGATACGGAGACAGATATGTTCTTCGTGCGTATCGCCGTCGAATGCGAGCAGCAGTTCACCCGGAATGACATGACGGCGCTCATGGTGCCGCTCGTTCAGCGCTTCGAGATGGACCTGGACGTAAGAGATACGGCGGTCCGCCAACGCGTCGCCATCCTGGCATCCAAGGCTGACCATTGCTTGGCAGACCTGTTGTACCGCTGGAGGTCTGGCGACCTGGATATTGACATTGTGGCCGTGATTTCCAATCACCCAGTGGAGGTCTACCCCAACCTCAACTTAAGTGGTATCACCTTCCACCATATGCCAATGACTCCTGGCGGCAAAGCTGAGCAGGAAGCGAAGATTCTGGATGTGCTGAAAGACGTCAATGCAGAGCTCGTGGTGCTCGCAAGGTACATGCAGATTCTCTCAGATGACATGGCCAGCAAATTGGCTGGTCGTTGCATCAACATCCATCACTCCTTTCTTCCTGGCTTCAAGGGCGCCCGTCCATACCACCAAGCGCACGAACGCGGCGTCAAGTTGATTGGCGCTACTGCTCACTACGTGACAGCTGACCTCGACGAGGGACCCATCATTGAGCAGGACGTCGAACGTATCAGCCATCGCCATGCGCCAGATGAGTTAGTTCGAAAAGGTCGAGATATTGAGCGTCGCGTGCTTGCGCGAGCAGTTCGGTATCACGTTGAAGGCCGGGTGCTTCGTAACGGCACGAAGACCGTGGTGTTCCCCGAGTGACTCAAGGTCCCTGAGCCTGGAAGTGGGGAAACACCCATAGACCTGGTCAGGGCCTAACTAGCAAGCACATAAACAGGAGACAAGAATGCAGAGAAGAGATTTGATAGCAGGTGCACTGGCCTGGACATCTGCAGCAATGCTGCCGACCTACGCTCAGGGAAAGCCAATCCGTATCCTCGTCGGCTTCCCCCCCGGTGGTTCATCTGATGTACTTGCCAGAGTTTTGGCGGAAGGCCTTAGAGACAAGCTCGATGGTCCGGTACTTGTGGAAAACCGCGCGGGTGCAGCTGGACGTGTAGCTGTTGAGATACTGAAGTCATCGCCCGCCGACGGCACGACCCTGCTGGTCACGCCCAACGTGGCTGTCACACTGTACCCGCACACATACAAACGACTTGGGTATGACGCAGAACGCGATGTGAAGCCTGTGGCACGACTCGCGACATTCCCGCAGCTCATTGGCGTTGGCCCCAAGGTTCCAACCTCCGTTAAGACAGTGAAGGACCTAATCACCTGGTTCAAGGCCAATCCGAATTTGGCCTTCTATGGGTCATCTGCTCAAGGCTCTACACCACACTTCGTCGGACAGATGCTGGGCAAAGCTGCCGGCGTCCATCTAAGCCACGTCTCATACAAAGGCGATGCACCAGCCGTTCAGGACTTGATTGGTGGACAAATTGCGATGAGCGTTAACCCTCCGGCGGCACAGATGCCTCATGTCAGCTCGGGCAGATTGCGCGTCTTGGCTGTCTCTGGTCCAGAGCGGATGAAGCATCTACCGGACGTGCCCACCCTCGCAGAGTCGGGCTACCCCATACAAACAACTGATTGGTTTGGTGTTCTGGCACCAAGCGCAATGCCTGCCGCTACCACCCAGAAGGTGGAATCCGCAATCAAAGCAGCCATGGCCACCGCTGCTGTTCGAGAGGGCATTGAGAAGCTCTTTCTGACGCAAGACTATTTGCCAGCAGCTCAGTTGGCTAAGGACATCCGTAGCGAATCAGCCCATTGGGCTCCAATCGTGAAGGAGTCAGGTTTCCTTCTTGATGACTAGGCATTCGCCAACGGGTCCACCTTAAAGAAGGTGGGCTCCGGCAATCTATACAGCGTGAAGAGCATATTGAATGGCAGCAAAGAAAATAGATGGGAAGACCGTAGCGGCGGAACTTAGAGCAAAGGTCGCGGCAGCGGCCCAGCAATGGACGCAGCGCCACGGCAAGGCCCCAGGGCTGGCGGTTGTACTGGTTGGAAATGACCCCGCCAGCGAGGTATACGTACGCAACAAAGTGCGGCAAAGCGAGGAGTGCGGAATCTCATCCTACGAGTACAAGCGCGATGCGAGCTGTTCCGAGCAGGAACTCTTGGCGCTCATTGCCTCACTGAATGCGAACGATGCAGTGCATGGAATCCTCGTGCAGCTTCCACTCCCCAAGCACATCAACACCGCAGTGATACTTGAGAGCATCCTGCCCGAAAAAGATGTGGATGGGTTCCACCCTGTGAACGTTGGTCGCTTGAGCAGTGGAATGGAGGGCCTGGTACCTTGCACACCTTATGGTGCGATGGCTTTAATCCAGAGCGTGCATCCCAAGCTTGATGGGCTTAATGCAGTTGTTGTCGGCCGCTCCAACATCGTTGGCAAACCGATGGCTCAGCTACTGCTGGCACGAAACTGTACAGTGACCATTGCTCACTCCAGGACGCGTGACTTGCCTGAAGTTGTCAGGCAGGCGGACATTCTGGTTGCAGCGGTCGGGCAGTCCGAGTTCATACGCGGTGATTGGATTAAGCCTGGAGCTTGCGTCATTGATGTCGGTATCAATCGCGTTAGTGCAGCTGATGGAAGTACACGACTGCTTGGAGACGTTGCCTTTGACGAAGCATCCAACGTGGCAGGAGCCATCACCCCAGTCCCAGGCGGGGTAGGCCCGATGACTATTGCATGTTTGCTGCGAAATACCCTCGTAGCTGCTACCCAGTCGCGGGGAGAGACACTGCCTGCAATCTAAAACGTCGCAGAAACTCTTCGAGTTAGTAGCCTGATTTCCGCTAAGCATGAAGCTGCTTCTGAGCGGAAGAACAAACAAGTGTGGGCCACCAGGCTGCCCACACCTGTTATGTCCCCCTTTCTCAGAAACTATGACGTAAGCCCGCTCCAAAGCCCGTCTGATTGACACCAGGCATAGGCGTTCCTCCCGCCTGAGCGCCACTGACTCCGAAAGCAGCATTGCCGCTGTTCTTCACATAGCCCAGCGATGCATAGACCGCAGTACGCTTAGACAGATTGTAAGTACCGCGCAGTACTACCAACTGTCCCTTGTCCGAGTTGTCTTTGTACTTGAGCTGGTTGTACTGAGCATCTACCGTCCATGGTCCCATTGGGTAGGTCACACCCACAAACCATAAATCATTGCGTGGTGACGCGACATATCCATCGTTCTTCCGGCGCATATAGCCCCCACCAATCTTTGCACCACTAACCTTCACGTAGCCATTGAGCATGGTGCGCTTGTCAGCCTTGTCGCTACTGGTCAGCCCAGCGAAAGCGCCGGGACCGCCTCGCAGCTCGTCGTGAGCCAGCGCAGCACCCCACGACGCCGTGTCGTACTTGACCATGGCGGACCACTCACGGCAGGTCTTGGAGTCAGTGCTGCTTTCGCCTGCGCAGTTAGTGCCACCGGGACTAGGACCAGCATTGACGGCATCGCGGCCGAAGCTATAGGTAGCTCCCAGCGTAAGACCTGAGAATGTCCCCTTGTAAGAAATCGCATTGTCGGTACGCGCATTGGGGAAATAGCTATCTAAGCTGCCCATTCCATGCAAGCTCGGGCCGATGACATCTGCATCGAGCACAGACCAGAACAGCATGGTGTATTGACGCCCCAATCCCAGTGAACCCCAAGGGCCGTTCAAGCTAACAACTGACTGGCGACCAAAACCGCGTCCTCCCTGGTTGAAGGCGCCACTGTCGGGGCCGATACCCATTTCCAATATGAAGGATGCACTCAGCCCTCCCCCTAGGTCCTCGCGACCGCGGAACCCTAAGCGGGAAGGAACGCTACCTGTCAAATTGGGCATGCGTGTAAGGCTGGTTTTTGTCGCTCCCACGTTATTCATGTACTCGACAGCGGTGTCCATGATTCCGTAAATTTGGACCGATGATTGCGCATGAGTGACCCCACCCAGGCTCACCAATGCGATGGTGCTTGCAATTTTTTTAATCAACTTTGTCTCCGTTTTATCAATCTTTGTACTTCTGAAAATCGTCTGAATTTGCTACTTGTGGATTCGTCCTCCTCTCCTTTAACTACTTGGATATCCACGTTCTGTCGTGGCTTCATGAATGCTTTTTGAGCGCGCTCCGCCCAGCCGTGCCACGGGCACAGCTGACGTGTTTTTTGCGGAAAACT comes from the Comamonas sp. 26 genome and includes:
- a CDS encoding aminomethyltransferase family protein, which produces MPSPAAPQTINLVSEVPFDPNVITYTRFLTNYEAAEYSGWVDESMSWKTHCYIGDWSPLLKIQVSGPEALQFFSDISVNSFTKFDIGQAKHVIFCNVEGNVMGEGVLMRQAEESFLFTSGTGVPWAIYQFNSGGRSYDAVLTNLTDKQFIFQIQGPNALFVVEKAMKQSVRDIGFMRFRKGSIENLEFDILRQGMAGELGYELHGSAEHAVQIYNLLLNAGEEFGIRRLGGRTKLVNHVEACFPTPTIDYAPAFEGAPDFHDWFASRRGVGPLKFFQNHRGSALVQSPRDLHRNPYELGWGRNVKFDHEFIGRQALEKMSSEGTRVIVTLVWNSEDVMDVHASLFRKDERPYQPMELPRDYLGTFQSDRVEVLGKVVGATSSRCYSYHFREMLSLCTIDAEFAQEGTEVVVIWGAKGQREKAIRAKVAPAPFKKDNRRADVADLPSYI
- a CDS encoding tripartite tricarboxylate transporter substrate-binding protein, whose protein sequence is MQRRDLIAGALAWTSAAMLPTYAQGKPIRILVGFPPGGSSDVLARVLAEGLRDKLDGPVLVENRAGAAGRVAVEILKSSPADGTTLLVTPNVAVTLYPHTYKRLGYDAERDVKPVARLATFPQLIGVGPKVPTSVKTVKDLITWFKANPNLAFYGSSAQGSTPHFVGQMLGKAAGVHLSHVSYKGDAPAVQDLIGGQIAMSVNPPAAQMPHVSSGRLRVLAVSGPERMKHLPDVPTLAESGYPIQTTDWFGVLAPSAMPAATTQKVESAIKAAMATAAVREGIEKLFLTQDYLPAAQLAKDIRSESAHWAPIVKESGFLLDD
- a CDS encoding feruloyl-CoA synthase — protein: MSQVLRPALSLAEPLAAIERRRDGSLLLRSPHQLGNTARCASEWLHKWSQLDPSRTFVAERSGDGWRRVSYAEALDSAQRIGQALVRRNLGVDAPVMVLSENSVDHALIALGASYVGVPLVVVSTAYSLLSQDHEKLRNIAKQVSPGLVYVSDPTRYQRALQAIAMPATSIEELLAEPSDGTAERANAEVQPTDIAKILFTSGSTGAPKGVINTHRMITANQQQVLQIWKFLAETPPVVVDWLPWSHTFGGNFNFNMVLANGGTLYIDGGKPLPGLFDVTLRNLRDVSPTMYFNVPRGLEMLLPHLESDAELRQTFFKKCQIVFYAAASLPKHVWAGYEQLAAQERNGDMALVSAWGSTETAPMATAVHYPGSTSGVIGLPVPGCEVKLVPTAGKLEARLRGPNITPGYWKQEELTKQAFDEEGFYCIGDGLKFVKDSAPELGLMFDGRVTEDFKLVTGTWVHVGALRVRLLEAAKGLIQDAAITGHDRSWVGALVFLNPSIAASLSTIEIQTRLREALHVLSSGAQGSSLIVARLLPLTEPASLDAGEINDKAYLNQGAVLRHRAADVERLYADAPEPEVIQA
- the purU gene encoding formyltetrahydrofolate deformylase, which encodes MQTRKFVMRLSCKNRPGIVAAVSSKLFEAGFNILDSQQFDDTETDMFFVRIAVECEQQFTRNDMTALMVPLVQRFEMDLDVRDTAVRQRVAILASKADHCLADLLYRWRSGDLDIDIVAVISNHPVEVYPNLNLSGITFHHMPMTPGGKAEQEAKILDVLKDVNAELVVLARYMQILSDDMASKLAGRCINIHHSFLPGFKGARPYHQAHERGVKLIGATAHYVTADLDEGPIIEQDVERISHRHAPDELVRKGRDIERRVLARAVRYHVEGRVLRNGTKTVVFPE